A stretch of Miscanthus floridulus cultivar M001 chromosome 13, ASM1932011v1, whole genome shotgun sequence DNA encodes these proteins:
- the LOC136501901 gene encoding lysine histidine transporter 2-like — protein sequence MWQGVVLAYIVVAICYLPVAFIGYYVFGNAVDDNILITLEKPCWLIAMANIFVVVHVIGSYQIYAMPVFDMLETFLVKKLRFRPGLPLRLIARSLCW from the exons ATGTGGCAGGGCGTCGTCCTCGCCTACATCGTCGTCGCCATCTGCTACCTCCCCGTGGCGTTCATCGGCTACTATGTCTTCGGCAATGCCGTTGACGACAACATCCTCATCACACTTGAGAAGCCATGCTGGCTCATCGCCATGGCAAACATCTTCGTCGTGGTCCACGTCATCGGCAGCTACCAG ATCTACGCCATGCCCGTGTTCGACATGCTCGAGACGTTCCTAGTGAAGAAACTCCGGTTCAGGCCAGGTCTGCCTCTCCGTTTGATAGCGCGCTCACTATGTTGGTAA